A DNA window from Agarivorans sp. TSD2052 contains the following coding sequences:
- a CDS encoding NAD-dependent malic enzyme: MDDKKRPLYIPYAGPALLETPLLNKGSAFNQEERIFFNLEGLLPETIESIDEQSERAYKQYQSFTNDLDRHIYLRNIQDTNETLFYRLVEDHISEMMPIIYTPTVGAACEQFSNIYRRSRGLFISYPNRHRIDELLNNATRHNVKIIVVTDGERILGLGDQGIGGMGIPIGKLSLYTSCGGISPAYTLPIVLDVGTDNQQLLNDPMYMGWRHQRISGEEYDAFVEQFMQAVKVRWPEALIQFEDFAQKNAMPLLQRYKDQFCCFNDDIQGTAAVTVGSLLAACKAANTRLAEQRVTFVGSGSAGCGIAEAIIAAMVEEGITETQARSQIFMVDRWGLLQNNMPNLLGFQKALAQSAHLQQQWSVESDSLSLLDVVEHAKPTVLIGVSGAAGVFSQQVIETMHQHCAKPIVLPLSNPTSRVEALPEDILRWTQGAALVATGSPFPPVKLGEQTIAIAQCNNSYIFPGIGLGVLACQATRVSDAMLIASSRALAECSPLANDGEGALLPPLEEIQLVSKHIAYAVAKTAMQQGLAVNTSDEVLMQAIEASFWKPEYRHYKRTSF, from the coding sequence ATGGATGATAAAAAACGCCCGCTTTATATCCCTTATGCTGGTCCCGCACTATTAGAGACGCCCCTACTCAATAAGGGCAGCGCTTTTAACCAAGAAGAACGGATTTTCTTTAATTTAGAAGGCTTATTACCCGAAACCATTGAAAGCATCGATGAGCAAAGTGAACGCGCTTATAAGCAATACCAGAGCTTCACTAACGACTTAGACCGCCATATCTATCTGCGCAATATTCAAGATACTAACGAAACGCTGTTTTATCGATTGGTTGAAGACCATATTAGTGAAATGATGCCGATCATTTACACCCCAACGGTGGGGGCTGCTTGTGAGCAGTTTTCCAATATTTATCGTCGATCACGCGGCTTATTTATCTCCTACCCTAATCGCCACCGGATCGACGAATTACTTAATAACGCCACTCGTCACAATGTAAAAATTATCGTGGTGACTGATGGCGAACGCATTTTGGGACTGGGTGACCAGGGTATCGGTGGAATGGGGATCCCCATTGGCAAATTATCACTGTATACCTCTTGCGGTGGGATTAGCCCTGCTTACACCTTGCCCATTGTGTTAGATGTAGGCACCGATAACCAACAACTTCTTAACGACCCCATGTATATGGGTTGGCGACATCAGCGAATCAGCGGTGAGGAATACGACGCATTTGTCGAACAGTTCATGCAAGCAGTAAAAGTTCGCTGGCCGGAAGCTTTAATCCAATTTGAAGACTTTGCACAAAAAAATGCGATGCCGCTGCTGCAACGCTATAAAGACCAGTTTTGTTGTTTCAATGATGATATCCAAGGTACTGCTGCAGTCACTGTAGGCTCTTTATTGGCAGCCTGTAAGGCTGCCAATACTCGTTTAGCCGAACAACGCGTCACTTTTGTCGGCTCTGGTTCAGCAGGTTGCGGGATCGCCGAGGCCATTATTGCCGCGATGGTTGAAGAAGGAATTACCGAAACTCAAGCTCGAAGCCAAATTTTCATGGTAGACCGCTGGGGGCTACTACAAAATAACATGCCAAACTTGTTAGGCTTCCAAAAAGCTTTGGCTCAATCAGCTCACTTACAACAGCAATGGTCAGTGGAAAGCGATAGCCTGTCTTTACTGGATGTCGTTGAACATGCCAAACCAACAGTATTAATTGGTGTATCTGGAGCGGCCGGGGTATTTAGCCAACAAGTCATTGAAACCATGCATCAACACTGCGCTAAACCCATCGTTCTGCCGCTGTCTAACCCTACTAGTCGAGTAGAAGCTTTACCTGAAGACATATTGCGTTGGACCCAAGGGGCAGCCCTAGTGGCAACTGGCAGCCCTTTCCCTCCGGTAAAACTGGGTGAGCAAACCATCGCGATTGCTCAATGTAACAATAGCTATATTTTCCCAGGTATTGGTTTAGGCGTACTAGCCTGCCAAGCCACCAGAGTCAGTGACGCGATGTTAATCGCCAGCAGCCGCGCGTTAGCTGAGTGCTCTCCACTAGCAAACGATGGTGAAGGGGCGCTCTTGCCACCGCTAGAGGAAATTCAATTGGTCAGTAAACATATCGCTTATGCGGTAGCTAAAACTGCCATGCAACAAGGCTTAGCGGTTAACACTTCAGATGAGGTATTAATGCAAGCTATTGAAGCTAGCTTTTGGAAACCTGAATACCGTCACTATAAACGTACGTCTTTTTAA
- a CDS encoding response regulator — protein sequence MTSILLVDDHPLVQDGLKMRLEAHPGFVVVGTAADGEQALNLAIALNPDIVLTDINMPKLNGIQLLESLATQSPSSKVVMLSMHDNKEYVQNAMRNGAKGYLLKDIASSELISALEAIANGGHYISAGVSKLLFDNEAQQTNAHLTKREQQVLRLLATGSGNKKIADSLSISIRTVETHTLKIRRKLDLDSSVAMIKYAIEHYGSEV from the coding sequence ATGACTTCTATTTTATTGGTTGATGATCATCCGCTGGTACAAGATGGTTTAAAAATGCGCCTAGAAGCCCATCCTGGCTTTGTAGTGGTAGGCACTGCAGCCGATGGTGAACAAGCACTCAATTTAGCAATCGCGCTCAACCCTGATATCGTATTGACAGATATAAATATGCCGAAGCTAAATGGGATTCAGCTTTTGGAATCTTTAGCGACGCAAAGCCCTTCCAGTAAAGTTGTCATGCTCAGTATGCATGACAACAAAGAGTACGTGCAAAACGCTATGCGTAACGGCGCGAAAGGCTACTTGTTAAAAGATATTGCTTCAAGTGAATTAATCAGCGCGTTAGAAGCGATAGCGAACGGTGGCCACTACATTAGTGCCGGAGTGTCTAAACTTTTGTTTGATAATGAAGCCCAGCAAACAAACGCTCATTTGACCAAACGTGAACAGCAAGTACTGCGTTTATTGGCCACAGGCAGTGGTAACAAAAAAATAGCCGATAGCTTATCTATCAGTATTAGAACCGTTGAAACTCACACTTTAAAGATCCGCCGCAAGCTAGACCTTGATAGTAGCGTAGCGATGATTAAGTATGCTATAGAGCATTATGGTAGCGAAGTGTAA
- a CDS encoding cache domain-containing protein translates to MWSLKFKIILLSVVPLLCVTALIATLVFKQSSILTEQQLTLIKENIMRSKTLELQNHIDQAFASIRDIYEPASAEDEQAKQQVRELLNRLRFADDGYFFAYTLKGVNLVHPIQPELVGQNLWDFKDSEGTYLIQDLIAQAKAGGGFSNYLWEKPSTGNRVKKLGYVVMLDKWQWMFGTGVYLDDVDLELAKLEAQTEQNINRNFIWLFVITTVSGVVIAFLGASLNISEHKLADKKLKALTQRIIDSQEQERQRVSRELHDGINQLLVSIKYRLESATECNNTPASVSASLNQGLNTINEAIGEIRRISKDLRPSVLDDLGLAAALASFCQEFEMRTHIDVFLECDIEGLNIPSTVETTLYRITQEALQNVEKHANADTVDIVLSHQGKLLTMQIRDNGCGFEKGKKVRRHSIKELTRRPELASSGLGLKNIFERIAHIDGHVEVDSQLGEGTFITIKVPLIETPTQAPSSQEQTA, encoded by the coding sequence ATGTGGTCTCTAAAATTTAAAATAATCTTGCTGTCGGTAGTACCGCTACTTTGCGTAACAGCGTTAATCGCAACCTTAGTTTTTAAACAATCATCTATTCTCACCGAGCAACAGCTAACCCTGATTAAAGAAAACATCATGCGTAGTAAAACGCTTGAGTTACAAAATCACATAGACCAAGCCTTTGCCAGCATTCGAGATATCTACGAGCCCGCGAGCGCCGAAGATGAACAAGCCAAACAGCAAGTACGTGAGCTACTTAATCGTTTACGTTTTGCCGACGATGGCTACTTTTTTGCGTATACCTTGAAAGGCGTTAATTTAGTCCACCCCATTCAACCAGAGCTAGTTGGGCAAAACTTGTGGGATTTTAAAGATTCTGAAGGCACTTACTTAATTCAAGACCTGATTGCTCAAGCTAAAGCAGGAGGAGGTTTTAGTAATTACCTATGGGAAAAACCCAGCACTGGCAATCGAGTAAAAAAACTCGGCTATGTGGTCATGTTAGATAAATGGCAGTGGATGTTTGGCACCGGGGTATACCTAGACGATGTAGATCTTGAGTTAGCAAAGCTAGAAGCACAAACTGAACAAAATATTAATCGCAACTTTATTTGGCTGTTTGTGATAACCACTGTTTCAGGCGTGGTTATCGCGTTTTTAGGGGCATCACTGAATATATCCGAGCATAAGTTGGCCGACAAGAAACTGAAGGCACTTACCCAACGCATTATCGATTCACAAGAACAAGAACGACAGCGAGTATCTCGCGAGTTACACGATGGTATTAATCAATTATTAGTTTCAATTAAATACCGCTTAGAAAGTGCTACTGAATGTAACAATACCCCCGCCAGTGTTAGCGCTAGCCTTAATCAGGGACTCAACACCATTAACGAAGCAATTGGCGAAATCAGACGTATATCAAAGGACTTGCGCCCTAGTGTATTAGATGACCTAGGGCTAGCCGCAGCCTTAGCAAGCTTTTGCCAAGAATTTGAAATGCGCACCCATATTGATGTTTTTTTAGAGTGCGACATTGAAGGTTTGAATATTCCTTCGACTGTAGAAACCACCCTTTACCGAATCACTCAGGAAGCATTACAAAATGTAGAAAAACATGCGAATGCTGATACTGTAGACATTGTATTAAGTCATCAGGGAAAGCTGCTTACGATGCAAATTAGAGACAATGGTTGTGGTTTTGAAAAAGGTAAAAAAGTGCGTAGGCATTCAATTAAAGAACTGACCAGGCGCCCAGAGTTAGCCAGCAGCGGACTTGGACTGAAGAACATATTCGAGCGAATCGCCCACATTGATGGTCATGTAGAGGTCGATAGTCAACTTGGTGAGGGAACCTTCATTACCATTAAAGTGCCACTGATAGAAACACCAACACAGGCCCCTTCTTCACAAGAGCAAACAGCATGA
- the torD gene encoding molecular chaperone TorD: MLEQVSSSEESEVRASLYWWFASTFTKELDKQQLNHYISGEGAALLKNLAEVPELSSAVQRINNGLAHSLAMRHPELELAADFCQLFLTDANTGAPPYASIYSGSKMMFQQPHEDMQALLKQQGMQVDPAFNEPADHLAIQLDYLGNLIIRDGQKATSAQGQFIKQQLLSWLPQWVDSLQNATGGEFYKGFAALLLAYLYLDIQFL; the protein is encoded by the coding sequence ATGTTAGAGCAAGTAAGCTCAAGCGAAGAAAGCGAAGTACGGGCCAGCCTCTATTGGTGGTTCGCGAGTACTTTTACTAAAGAGCTAGATAAGCAACAGCTTAATCACTATATCTCTGGAGAAGGAGCCGCCCTGCTTAAAAACCTGGCCGAGGTTCCCGAATTAAGCAGCGCGGTACAACGTATCAATAATGGCTTAGCCCACAGCCTAGCCATGCGCCACCCAGAGTTGGAATTGGCCGCAGACTTCTGCCAACTGTTTCTCACTGATGCCAACACGGGCGCGCCTCCGTACGCCTCTATTTACTCAGGGTCTAAAATGATGTTCCAACAGCCTCATGAAGACATGCAGGCACTGCTGAAACAACAGGGCATGCAAGTAGACCCAGCATTTAATGAACCTGCAGATCACCTAGCCATTCAGTTAGATTATTTGGGTAATTTGATTATCCGTGATGGTCAAAAAGCCACCAGCGCTCAAGGCCAATTTATCAAGCAGCAATTGCTCTCTTGGTTACCACAATGGGTAGATTCGCTGCAAAACGCGACTGGCGGGGAGTTCTATAAGGGGTTTGCCGCGCTTTTGTTAGCTTACTTATACCTAGATATTCAATTTCTTTAA
- the torA gene encoding trimethylamine-N-oxide reductase TorA, giving the protein MAITRRGFLKGILATSASTLIGPSLLAVSNDAAAAETAGMWKVSGSHWGAFRARVYGGKVQEVKAFEADKYPTDMLKGIRGIIYSPSRIRYPMVRYDWYLNRHKSDTSQRGDNRFIRVTWDEALDLFYQELERVQKDYGPWALHAGQTGWRQTGQVHSCGNHMERAVAMHGFSVKKVGDYSTGAGQTIMPYVLGTTEVYAQGTSWPLILENSKTIVLWANDLVKNLQVGWACETHESFEYLEQLKDKVANKQIRVISVDPVRTKTQDYLGCEQRYVNPQADVPFMLGIAHTLYQEELYDKEFINTYALGFEDFIPYVTGQSKDKIEKTPEWAEAICGVPAEDIRQFARLLASDRTQIMFGWCIQRQQHGEQPYWMGAVIAAMLGQIGLPGGGVSYGHHYSSIGVPSTGAAGPGAYPRNPDKPDERIHKNQDFNGYSSTIPVARWVDAILEPGKVINANGAKITLPDLKMMVFSGCNPWHHHQDRNRMKKAFQKLETVVSVDFTWTATCRFSDIVLPACTQWERNDIDLYGSYSNRGIIAMHKLVDPLYQSKTDFEIFTLLSQRFGKAKEYTQGKTEMEWVKQLYDECAAANKGKFEMPDFITFWKEGWVDFGKGPNWTRQADFRADPEINALGTPSGFIEIFSRKIDRYGYDDCQGHPMWFEKAERSHGGPGSEKFPIWLQSCHPDQRLHSQMCDSEEYRASYAVQGREPIYINPEDAKKRGIKDGDLVKVFNQRGQLLAGAVVSEKFAKGVARIHEGAWYGPEDEKIGALDTYGDPNTLTMDIGSSQLAQATSANTCLVEFEKFVGKAPAVSSFGGPKEMA; this is encoded by the coding sequence ATGGCAATTACTCGTCGCGGTTTTCTCAAAGGCATTTTAGCCACCAGCGCTAGTACTTTGATAGGTCCCAGTTTATTGGCGGTATCAAATGATGCGGCTGCCGCCGAAACAGCAGGTATGTGGAAGGTATCGGGTTCTCACTGGGGAGCGTTTAGAGCACGTGTTTATGGCGGTAAGGTGCAAGAGGTCAAAGCCTTTGAAGCTGATAAGTATCCCACCGATATGCTGAAAGGCATTAGGGGTATTATCTATAGTCCTTCGCGCATTCGTTACCCGATGGTGCGTTACGATTGGTACTTAAATCGCCATAAAAGCGATACCAGTCAACGGGGCGACAATCGCTTCATTCGGGTCACTTGGGACGAAGCGCTAGACTTGTTCTATCAAGAATTAGAGCGGGTGCAAAAAGACTATGGCCCTTGGGCTTTGCATGCAGGTCAAACCGGCTGGCGACAAACCGGTCAAGTACATTCATGTGGAAATCACATGGAACGCGCAGTTGCCATGCATGGTTTTTCGGTTAAAAAAGTAGGGGATTACTCAACGGGTGCAGGGCAAACTATTATGCCTTATGTGCTAGGTACTACCGAGGTGTATGCACAAGGAACCTCTTGGCCGCTTATTTTAGAGAACAGTAAAACCATTGTATTGTGGGCGAATGACCTAGTGAAAAACCTACAAGTGGGTTGGGCCTGTGAAACCCATGAGTCATTTGAATACCTAGAACAACTAAAAGATAAGGTGGCCAACAAACAAATTAGAGTGATTAGTGTCGACCCTGTACGCACTAAAACACAGGACTACTTAGGCTGCGAACAACGTTATGTGAATCCGCAGGCCGATGTCCCCTTTATGCTGGGAATAGCCCATACGCTTTATCAAGAAGAGCTTTACGACAAGGAGTTTATCAATACCTACGCACTTGGTTTTGAAGACTTTATTCCTTACGTCACCGGACAAAGTAAAGATAAGATCGAGAAAACCCCAGAATGGGCCGAAGCTATTTGTGGCGTACCAGCCGAAGACATTCGCCAGTTTGCTCGCTTGTTGGCCAGCGATAGAACCCAAATCATGTTTGGCTGGTGTATCCAGCGCCAACAGCATGGTGAACAACCTTACTGGATGGGCGCGGTTATAGCGGCGATGTTAGGCCAGATAGGCTTGCCCGGTGGCGGGGTGTCTTATGGTCACCATTACAGTTCTATTGGAGTACCATCTACTGGCGCCGCAGGGCCGGGAGCTTACCCACGCAACCCCGACAAACCGGATGAGCGTATCCACAAAAACCAAGACTTTAATGGCTACAGCAGCACCATCCCGGTTGCCCGTTGGGTAGATGCGATTTTAGAACCCGGCAAAGTGATTAATGCCAACGGGGCTAAAATCACCCTTCCAGATTTGAAAATGATGGTGTTTTCAGGGTGTAACCCTTGGCATCACCACCAAGATCGCAACCGTATGAAAAAAGCCTTCCAGAAATTAGAAACCGTTGTAAGCGTCGACTTCACATGGACCGCGACTTGCCGCTTCTCAGATATTGTTCTGCCCGCCTGTACTCAGTGGGAACGTAACGATATTGATTTATATGGCTCGTATAGCAACCGCGGTATTATTGCCATGCACAAGTTAGTCGATCCACTGTATCAGTCTAAAACTGACTTTGAGATTTTCACCCTACTCAGCCAACGCTTTGGCAAAGCTAAAGAATATACTCAAGGCAAGACCGAAATGGAGTGGGTAAAACAACTCTACGATGAATGTGCCGCCGCCAATAAAGGTAAGTTTGAAATGCCAGACTTTATTACCTTTTGGAAAGAGGGCTGGGTAGATTTTGGTAAGGGCCCAAACTGGACTCGCCAAGCGGATTTTCGGGCTGATCCTGAAATTAATGCTTTGGGTACTCCCTCTGGCTTTATTGAAATATTTAGTCGTAAGATTGATCGCTATGGTTATGACGACTGCCAAGGACACCCTATGTGGTTTGAAAAAGCCGAGCGCTCACATGGTGGCCCAGGTTCTGAAAAATTTCCTATCTGGCTGCAATCTTGTCACCCCGACCAACGGCTACACTCTCAAATGTGTGACTCTGAAGAATATCGTGCCAGCTATGCCGTACAAGGCCGTGAGCCGATATACATTAATCCAGAAGATGCCAAGAAACGCGGTATTAAAGACGGCGACTTAGTGAAAGTATTCAATCAGCGAGGTCAGTTACTGGCAGGAGCCGTAGTCTCAGAAAAATTCGCTAAAGGGGTAGCGCGCATTCACGAAGGGGCTTGGTATGGGCCTGAAGATGAAAAAATAGGCGCGTTAGATACCTATGGCGACCCAAATACCCTGACCATGGATATTGGTAGCTCTCAGCTAGCCCAAGCCACCAGCGCCAATACTTGTTTAGTTGAATTTGAAAAATTTGTCGGTAAGGCCCCCGCGGTATCGTCATTTGGTGGCCCTAAGGAGATGGCATAA
- a CDS encoding TRAP transporter substrate-binding protein — protein MLKSLCSKTLLASAIIAFSSAAVSAEKVYKLKLAETWGPNFPVFGDAVKNMVKMADEMSNGRLKIRVDSSNKHKAPFGVFDLVKSGQYDLGHSASYYYKGKVPNTLYFTTMPFGMNAPEQHAWLQYGGGQELMDQVYAEHNLVPFPGGNTGVQMGGWFRKEINSVGDLENLKMRIPGFAGEVLARLGATPVNIPPGELYTALERNTIDALEWVGPSLDLRMGFHKIAPYYYMGWHEPATELMFIANKKKLEKLPADLQAILAVAMRKAAYDMFIHSYAESAKNWQTMLQEYPDIQVKTFPAEVIKALKTANDELLKEKAASDPMAAKIIESQQQYMQQVRAYTAISEQGYLNSTEGL, from the coding sequence ATGCTTAAGTCCCTCTGCAGTAAAACCCTGCTGGCTTCTGCGATTATTGCGTTTAGTTCGGCCGCTGTATCGGCTGAAAAAGTATACAAATTGAAACTTGCTGAAACTTGGGGGCCTAACTTCCCTGTGTTTGGTGATGCGGTTAAAAACATGGTGAAAATGGCCGACGAGATGTCGAATGGTCGTTTAAAAATTCGCGTCGACTCTTCAAATAAACACAAAGCACCCTTCGGTGTATTTGATTTAGTAAAAAGTGGTCAGTATGACTTAGGGCATAGTGCTTCTTACTACTACAAAGGTAAAGTGCCCAATACGCTTTACTTCACTACGATGCCATTTGGTATGAATGCCCCTGAGCAACACGCTTGGTTGCAATACGGTGGCGGCCAAGAGTTAATGGACCAAGTATATGCCGAGCATAACTTAGTACCATTTCCTGGTGGTAATACCGGTGTGCAAATGGGCGGATGGTTCCGCAAAGAAATTAACTCTGTTGGTGATTTAGAAAACCTTAAAATGCGTATTCCGGGTTTTGCTGGTGAAGTATTGGCTCGTTTAGGCGCCACCCCAGTTAACATTCCACCCGGTGAGTTATACACAGCACTAGAGCGTAATACCATTGATGCACTTGAGTGGGTGGGGCCTTCATTAGATCTACGCATGGGCTTCCACAAAATTGCGCCATATTACTACATGGGCTGGCATGAGCCTGCTACTGAGTTGATGTTTATTGCGAACAAGAAAAAACTTGAGAAACTGCCTGCCGATTTACAAGCCATATTGGCGGTAGCAATGCGCAAGGCTGCCTACGACATGTTTATTCACTCGTATGCAGAAAGTGCCAAAAATTGGCAAACCATGTTGCAAGAATACCCTGACATTCAAGTTAAAACTTTCCCTGCAGAAGTTATCAAAGCACTTAAAACGGCTAACGATGAACTATTGAAAGAGAAAGCGGCTAGCGACCCAATGGCAGCCAAAATTATTGAATCTCAGCAACAATACATGCAGCAAGTTCGCGCGTATACAGCGATTTCTGAGCAAGGTTACCTAAACAGTACCGAAGGTTTGTAG
- a CDS encoding DUF2789 domain-containing protein, which produces MRIIMESGIHSLSDLFQQLGLDPSINGIAQFVAEHAPIPADVLLHQASFWNANQAEFLAESVAQDADWSELVDQLDIMLR; this is translated from the coding sequence ATGAGAATTATTATGGAATCTGGCATTCATAGCCTTAGTGATTTATTTCAGCAATTGGGCTTAGATCCATCTATTAATGGAATAGCTCAATTTGTTGCCGAACATGCGCCTATTCCCGCGGATGTTTTGTTGCATCAAGCAAGTTTTTGGAATGCGAATCAAGCTGAGTTTTTAGCTGAGTCGGTAGCGCAAGATGCTGATTGGTCAGAGTTAGTCGATCAGCTGGACATAATGCTACGTTGA
- a CDS encoding TRAP transporter small permease subunit — MLRWQLAVDRFSKGIAALTAVLMLLMLVNIFYDVVMRYFFRSSSIGMQELEWHLFAAMFLLGIASTLQAEGHVRVDIIYDRLSRRKRAWIDSLGVVFFLFPFCGLIAWYGYDFALESYRLGETSGDPGGLPYRWIIKSMIPISAICLAISGLGMLLKNIIQLRNKP, encoded by the coding sequence ATGTTGCGTTGGCAACTGGCAGTGGACAGATTTTCTAAGGGCATTGCCGCCCTAACCGCAGTATTGATGCTGCTGATGTTGGTTAATATATTTTACGATGTCGTTATGCGTTACTTTTTCCGCTCAAGCTCGATAGGTATGCAAGAGTTAGAGTGGCATTTGTTTGCAGCGATGTTTTTATTGGGCATTGCCTCAACCTTACAGGCCGAAGGCCACGTTAGGGTTGATATTATTTATGACCGCCTGTCCCGTCGCAAACGCGCGTGGATTGATAGCTTAGGCGTAGTGTTTTTCCTATTTCCTTTTTGCGGGTTGATAGCTTGGTATGGCTATGACTTTGCGTTGGAATCTTACCGTTTAGGAGAAACCAGTGGTGACCCTGGTGGTTTACCTTACCGATGGATTATTAAATCGATGATTCCGATTTCAGCGATATGCTTAGCGATAAGCGGCCTCGGAATGTTACTCAAAAATATTATTCAGCTACGAAATAAGCCCTAG
- a CDS encoding TRAP transporter large permease yields the protein MIGIVMFFVALLMLLTGFPVAFIFGGVALVFGIFAEGFELFAFMPYRIMSIMQNSVLMAVPLFIFMGIVLQKTRLAEQLLEAMGQLFGRVRGGLAVSTILVGALLAASTGVVGASVVAMGVISLPVMLKYKYDKRLAAGVICASGTLGQIIPPSIILIILGDVMGVPVGDLFKAALLPGAMLVGAFILYVLAVSFFKPEMAPALPKDEAAGHGVQPCWNAFKAIAPPLALMIAVLGSIFYGIATPTESSAIGGIGAILLSIIYRQFSWKIVYEASIETVKVTSMVFAIFIGATAFSMVFSYTGGEEVIEEVMTSLPGEKWGFLILTMIVILILGFFIDFVEISFIVVPMLYPVAELMGIDLTWFAILIAMNLQTSFLTPPFGFSLFYLKGVAPPEVKTTDIYKGVVPFIILQIMVLASILVFPEFYGFGM from the coding sequence ATGATCGGGATTGTCATGTTTTTTGTGGCCTTATTAATGCTGCTTACTGGTTTTCCAGTTGCATTTATATTTGGCGGCGTCGCACTGGTATTTGGGATCTTTGCCGAGGGTTTTGAGTTATTTGCTTTTATGCCATATCGAATTATGAGCATTATGCAAAACTCGGTACTGATGGCGGTACCACTTTTTATCTTCATGGGAATAGTATTACAGAAAACTCGCCTTGCTGAGCAGTTGCTTGAAGCGATGGGGCAGTTGTTTGGTCGTGTTCGAGGCGGCTTGGCTGTTTCTACTATTCTAGTAGGCGCCTTGTTAGCTGCATCCACTGGCGTTGTAGGGGCATCAGTGGTAGCCATGGGCGTTATTTCACTGCCGGTGATGCTTAAATACAAGTATGACAAACGCCTAGCGGCCGGGGTTATTTGTGCCTCTGGGACTCTTGGGCAAATTATTCCACCCTCCATCATCTTAATTATTTTGGGTGATGTAATGGGTGTGCCAGTGGGGGATTTATTTAAAGCGGCCTTACTACCCGGCGCGATGCTGGTAGGGGCTTTCATTCTGTATGTATTGGCTGTTTCATTTTTTAAACCTGAAATGGCACCTGCATTACCTAAAGATGAAGCTGCAGGTCACGGTGTTCAGCCTTGCTGGAATGCTTTTAAGGCGATAGCTCCGCCGCTGGCTTTAATGATTGCGGTACTGGGCTCAATATTTTACGGTATTGCTACACCTACTGAATCGTCTGCGATTGGTGGTATTGGTGCCATTTTACTCTCTATTATTTATCGCCAGTTCTCTTGGAAGATCGTTTACGAGGCATCGATTGAAACCGTTAAAGTCACCTCAATGGTCTTTGCTATTTTCATTGGTGCAACGGCGTTCTCTATGGTGTTCTCATACACGGGTGGCGAAGAAGTCATTGAAGAAGTGATGACCAGCTTACCGGGTGAGAAGTGGGGCTTTTTAATCCTTACCATGATCGTGATTTTGATCTTGGGTTTCTTTATCGATTTTGTGGAAATCTCGTTTATTGTGGTACCGATGCTTTACCCGGTAGCCGAGTTAATGGGGATTGATTTAACGTGGTTTGCTATTTTAATCGCCATGAATTTACAAACGTCCTTCCTTACCCCGCCCTTTGGCTTTAGTTTATTCTATCTCAAAGGGGTTGCCCCGCCAGAGGTGAAAACTACCGATATTTATAAAGGGGTAGTACCGTTCATTATCCTGCAAATAATGGTCTTAGCGTCTATTTTGGTGTTCCCTGAGTTTTATGGCTTCGGCATGTAA